In one Streptomyces sp. NBC_01241 genomic region, the following are encoded:
- a CDS encoding COG4705 family protein, whose amino-acid sequence MTAEHVLDDRPLVPVRRMANKVPEVTVYFWIIKVLTTGMGETASDLLARLLGPVPAVVLGGLALAAALAVQFALRRYVAWAYWTAVVMVSVFGTMAADVLHVGLGVPYAVSAPAFLAVLAAVFVLWYASERTLSIHSIRTRRRETFYWAAVLATFALGTAAGDLTATVGFGYRGSVALFAAAICVPALAHRFGALNAVTAFWTAYVITRPLGASLADWMALGHARGGLGLGLSPVTLAWTAAIVGFIGYLAVSQRDTRAHAAA is encoded by the coding sequence ATGACCGCTGAGCACGTCCTCGACGACCGGCCCCTCGTCCCCGTACGCCGGATGGCGAACAAGGTGCCAGAGGTGACCGTCTACTTCTGGATCATCAAGGTGCTGACCACCGGCATGGGCGAGACGGCGTCGGACCTCCTGGCCCGGCTGCTCGGCCCGGTGCCGGCGGTCGTGCTCGGCGGCCTTGCCCTGGCGGCCGCCCTCGCCGTGCAGTTCGCTCTCCGCCGGTACGTCGCCTGGGCCTACTGGACCGCCGTCGTCATGGTCAGCGTGTTCGGCACCATGGCAGCCGACGTCCTGCACGTTGGCCTCGGCGTACCGTACGCCGTGTCGGCGCCGGCCTTCCTCGCCGTACTGGCCGCGGTCTTCGTCCTCTGGTACGCGAGCGAGCGGACCCTGTCGATCCACAGCATCCGCACTCGCCGCCGCGAGACGTTCTACTGGGCGGCCGTCCTCGCCACCTTCGCCCTCGGCACCGCCGCGGGCGACCTGACCGCCACCGTCGGCTTCGGCTACCGGGGCTCGGTCGCCCTTTTCGCGGCCGCCATCTGCGTGCCCGCCCTCGCCCACCGCTTCGGCGCCCTGAACGCGGTAACCGCCTTCTGGACCGCGTACGTCATCACCCGCCCCCTCGGCGCCTCCCTCGCCGACTGGATGGCACTCGGGCACGCCCGCGGCGGCCTCGGCCTCGGACTGTCGCCGGTCACCCTCGCGTGGACGGCCGCGATCGTCGGATTCATCGGCTACCTGGCCGTGTCACAGCGCGACACGCGCGCCCACGCCGCAGCCTGA
- a CDS encoding sensor histidine kinase, translating to MTTTSADEAGGMGPLVARLSRGGQRLRKADRAHPWVLDTTVVMLVFFMFCLPDLLHGGAGDGDGPRRFRLAFTRLPLAVILVLQAGLVLPLLWRRRRPLAAFGTIAAVFVLQWSLGAALRADVALFIALYSLALHGQLRQLPWACGIMAAGTVLVAVRASAAVSVWDALFFLLSTATAALALGLMVRTRRAQLAGLRERAARLEIERDQRSRLAAATERTRVAREMHDIVGHNLAVMITLADAGVYATDAAPERGKEALQLIGDTGRTALGELRRVLGVLREASDGPPVTPELSPQPVLMDIEALCDGVRTAGLDVVYRTAGDLGALDGGMQLTVYRIVQEALTNSLKHAGAGTRVKLSVVVEDVRLVIRVRDDGPAGRPGPSNEEGHGLVGMRERVALYGGNVSAGPATGGGWAVEATLDMTPGAGAR from the coding sequence ATGACGACCACGTCCGCCGACGAAGCCGGCGGGATGGGGCCGCTGGTCGCCCGGCTTTCCCGGGGCGGCCAGCGGCTGCGGAAGGCGGACCGGGCACATCCATGGGTGCTGGACACCACGGTGGTGATGCTGGTCTTCTTCATGTTCTGCCTGCCGGACCTGTTGCACGGCGGCGCTGGGGACGGCGACGGTCCACGCCGGTTCCGACTCGCCTTCACCCGGCTTCCCCTGGCGGTCATTCTGGTCCTGCAGGCCGGTCTGGTGCTGCCGCTACTGTGGCGTCGGCGCAGGCCCCTGGCGGCCTTCGGCACCATTGCGGCCGTGTTCGTCCTCCAGTGGTCGCTGGGCGCCGCGCTGCGCGCGGACGTCGCCCTGTTCATCGCCCTGTACAGCCTCGCCCTGCACGGGCAGCTGCGGCAGTTGCCGTGGGCCTGCGGGATCATGGCAGCGGGGACAGTGCTGGTCGCGGTGCGCGCGTCGGCGGCGGTGTCCGTCTGGGACGCGCTGTTCTTCCTGCTGAGCACCGCGACTGCGGCCCTGGCGCTCGGCCTGATGGTACGGACCCGCAGGGCCCAGCTCGCGGGGCTGCGGGAGCGGGCGGCCCGCCTGGAGATCGAACGTGACCAGCGCAGCAGGCTCGCGGCCGCCACCGAGCGGACGCGGGTGGCCCGTGAGATGCACGACATCGTCGGCCACAACCTGGCCGTCATGATCACCCTCGCCGACGCCGGCGTGTATGCCACGGATGCGGCTCCCGAACGCGGCAAAGAGGCCCTGCAGCTCATCGGCGACACAGGCCGGACTGCTCTCGGCGAACTGCGACGCGTGCTCGGCGTGCTGCGGGAGGCGTCGGACGGCCCTCCCGTCACGCCTGAACTGAGTCCGCAGCCCGTTCTCATGGACATCGAGGCGCTGTGCGACGGTGTGCGCACCGCCGGCCTGGACGTCGTCTACCGGACCGCCGGCGACCTGGGCGCCCTGGACGGCGGGATGCAGTTGACGGTCTACCGCATCGTTCAGGAAGCCCTCACGAACAGCCTGAAGCACGCCGGGGCCGGTACGCGGGTGAAACTGTCGGTGGTCGTCGAGGATGTCCGGCTGGTCATCCGGGTGCGGGACGACGGCCCGGCCGGACGCCCCGGACCATCGAACGAGGAAGGACACGGACTGGTGGGCATGCGAGAACGAGTGGCGCTCTACGGAGGGAACGTCAGCGCCGGACCCGCGACCGGCGGGGGATGGGCGGTGGAGGCCACCCTCGACATGACACCCGGGGCCGGTGCCCGGTGA
- a CDS encoding DEAD/DEAH box helicase, producing the protein MPRWAAPESAAWARSRLNDGWAAVFLPGEPARLGRLLLWQPAGAATAEGMAPAVVETEAAELVLPHGRSVRRRKVEGYALPVALAVAALSGAQPPHPSAAAWQSAARLALRLLADGRLHPALTDAGYDTWKAGPFTAAQRQTLDALAAAFPPHAHCLPEPGPAPLRIAEPAALVRQFCDAVADELVRAPAVPLAMGALPYAWRETRAVPALREWAEETAAAFTADVRVSLRVDVPEGRRRQFRAVLQLHTAADPALVVEAARLWSEPAETERLLGPRAETETLLALRRGARVWPPLDRLLKDAAPDQLRLTDDEAFDLLGDATDTLRAAGIDVHWPRELVKALTATAEIGQRTAPGSSAGGMLDADALLDFRWQLSPGGEPLTEAEMDALAEARRPLVRLRDQWVVADPKLVARARRRRMEPLTPMEALGAALTGEVERDGETFRCAAVGALGDLVARIRDPESRTPAAQPAALKATLRDYQKRGLAWLAEMCELGLGGCLADDMGLGKTITLLALHLHRQTDPATAGPTLVVCPASLLGNWQREAARFAPATPVRRYHGGDRHLADLANDEIVLVTYGVLRRDREALAENAWSLIAADEAQHVKNPYAVTARELRALPARARVALTGTPVENNLSELWALLDWTTPGLLGPLNAFRERHARAIESGEDPQAAERLSRLVRPFLLRRRKSDPGIAPELPAKTETDRVVPLTAEQASLYEAVVRETMAKIAESKGIARRGLILKLLTALKQICNHPAQYLRQSTPLHSRSGKLDLLDELIDTITAEGESALVFTQYKQMATLLERHLAERGVPTLFLHGGTPVTAREEMVDRFQRGEVPVFLLSLKAAGTGLNLTRATHVVHYDRWWNPAVEDQATDRAYRIGQDRPVQVHKLLAEGTVEDKVAKLLESKRALADAVVGSGEGALTELSDDDLAELVALGKQS; encoded by the coding sequence GTGCCGCGATGGGCCGCCCCGGAGTCGGCTGCCTGGGCGCGGAGTCGACTCAACGACGGCTGGGCGGCGGTGTTCCTGCCCGGCGAGCCCGCCCGCCTCGGCCGGTTGCTGCTCTGGCAGCCCGCAGGGGCAGCCACTGCCGAGGGCATGGCACCCGCTGTCGTCGAAACCGAGGCGGCGGAGCTGGTGCTGCCGCACGGCCGCTCGGTCAGACGGCGCAAGGTGGAGGGCTACGCACTGCCCGTCGCCCTCGCTGTCGCCGCGCTGTCCGGGGCACAGCCGCCGCACCCGTCCGCCGCCGCCTGGCAATCCGCCGCCCGCTTGGCGCTGCGACTGCTCGCCGACGGCCGTCTCCACCCGGCCCTCACCGACGCCGGCTACGACACCTGGAAGGCGGGCCCCTTCACCGCCGCCCAGCGGCAGACCCTGGACGCCCTCGCCGCCGCGTTCCCGCCACACGCCCACTGCCTACCCGAGCCCGGGCCTGCGCCGCTGCGGATCGCCGAACCGGCCGCGCTGGTACGCCAGTTCTGCGACGCGGTCGCCGACGAACTGGTCCGTGCTCCCGCCGTTCCGCTCGCCATGGGAGCCCTGCCGTACGCCTGGCGAGAGACGCGTGCGGTGCCCGCGCTGCGCGAGTGGGCCGAGGAGACGGCCGCCGCGTTCACCGCCGACGTCAGGGTCTCGTTGCGGGTCGACGTACCCGAGGGGCGGCGTCGGCAGTTCCGGGCCGTCCTGCAGTTGCACACCGCGGCGGATCCAGCGCTCGTCGTGGAGGCCGCACGGCTGTGGAGCGAGCCGGCCGAGACCGAGCGCCTGCTCGGCCCGCGCGCCGAGACCGAGACGCTGCTCGCACTGCGTCGTGGCGCTCGCGTCTGGCCACCGCTCGACCGGCTTCTGAAAGACGCCGCTCCGGACCAACTGCGGCTGACCGACGACGAAGCCTTCGACCTGCTGGGCGACGCCACCGACACGTTGCGCGCCGCCGGTATCGACGTGCACTGGCCGCGCGAGCTGGTCAAGGCACTCACCGCGACCGCGGAGATCGGGCAGCGCACCGCGCCCGGTTCCAGCGCCGGCGGCATGCTCGACGCCGACGCCCTCCTCGACTTCCGCTGGCAGCTCTCGCCCGGCGGGGAACCGCTCACCGAGGCCGAGATGGACGCCCTCGCCGAGGCACGCCGCCCCCTCGTCCGGCTGCGCGACCAGTGGGTGGTCGCGGACCCGAAGCTGGTGGCCCGCGCCAGGCGCCGCCGGATGGAACCGCTCACCCCCATGGAGGCGCTGGGCGCCGCGCTGACCGGCGAGGTGGAACGGGACGGGGAAACTTTTCGCTGTGCGGCGGTCGGGGCGCTCGGCGACCTCGTCGCCCGCATCCGCGACCCCGAATCCCGCACCCCCGCCGCCCAGCCCGCCGCTCTGAAGGCCACGCTGCGCGACTACCAGAAGCGGGGCCTGGCCTGGCTGGCCGAAATGTGCGAGCTCGGTCTCGGCGGCTGTCTCGCCGACGACATGGGCCTGGGCAAGACCATCACCCTGCTCGCTCTGCACCTGCACCGCCAGACCGACCCCGCGACCGCGGGGCCCACGCTCGTCGTCTGCCCCGCCTCGCTGCTGGGCAACTGGCAGCGCGAGGCGGCCCGGTTCGCGCCGGCCACGCCGGTGCGCCGGTACCACGGGGGCGACCGCCACCTCGCGGACCTCGCCAACGACGAGATCGTCCTGGTCACCTACGGCGTCCTGCGCCGCGACCGGGAGGCCCTCGCCGAGAACGCCTGGTCGCTGATCGCCGCCGACGAGGCCCAGCACGTGAAGAACCCCTACGCCGTCACCGCCCGCGAGCTGCGTGCCCTGCCCGCCCGCGCCCGCGTCGCGCTCACCGGCACCCCCGTGGAGAACAACCTCTCCGAACTCTGGGCACTCCTCGACTGGACCACCCCCGGACTCCTCGGCCCACTCAACGCCTTCCGCGAACGCCACGCCCGTGCGATCGAGTCGGGCGAGGACCCGCAGGCCGCCGAACGGCTGTCCCGTCTCGTCCGCCCGTTCCTGCTGCGCCGTAGGAAGTCCGATCCCGGCATCGCGCCCGAACTGCCCGCCAAGACCGAGACCGACCGTGTCGTCCCGCTGACTGCCGAGCAGGCAAGCCTGTACGAGGCGGTGGTCCGCGAAACCATGGCGAAGATCGCCGAATCCAAGGGCATCGCCCGCCGCGGCCTGATCCTGAAGCTCCTCACCGCGCTGAAGCAGATCTGCAACCACCCCGCCCAGTACCTGCGCCAGTCCACACCGCTGCACAGCCGCTCCGGCAAACTCGACCTCCTCGACGAACTGATCGACACCATCACCGCCGAAGGCGAGTCGGCGCTGGTCTTCACCCAGTACAAGCAGATGGCGACCCTGCTGGAGAGGCACCTCGCGGAACGAGGCGTCCCCACCCTCTTCCTGCACGGCGGCACCCCCGTCACCGCGCGCGAGGAGATGGTGGACCGCTTCCAGCGCGGCGAGGTGCCGGTGTTCCTGCTCTCCCTGAAAGCCGCGGGAACCGGCCTCAACCTCACCCGCGCCACCCATGTCGTGCACTACGACCGCTGGTGGAACCCGGCCGTCGAGGACCAGGCCACCGACCGCGCCTACCGCATCGGGCAGGACAGACCCGTACAGGTCCACAAACTCCTGGCGGAGGGGACCGTGGAGGACAAGGTGGCGAAGCTACTCGAATCCAAGCGCGCGCTCGCCGACGCCGTGGTCGGATCCGGTGAGGGCGCTCTGACCGAACTGTCCGACGACGATCTCGCCGAACTGGTCGCCCTGGGGAAGCAGTCATGA
- a CDS encoding plasmid pRiA4b ORF-3 family protein, protein MRQGGKTAPSDLQLKIVLHSTRPPLWRRLVLPSDTSLGTLHDAIQVAFGWHGGHLHLFTDEFGRGYGDTARLTDIDLGFGRGVGDEDATALGDVLAEEGARLRYVYDFGDDWEHGITLEKTLPRPDGAERTVRCVGGRRADVPAEDIGGVWGLAEVLEFLDTPDGAGDGPYGELVAELRAAGYDPAAFDRDGITARLARLTPDTVSGRAKPPAGDRAGRGGVRRLTAEDVALCTCGQCGVGDPVDAGVDGPAEDVPVLRPVTLAPQEDLVAAVRGVPLFDAALRLAAWCREGRQVTAGRVLRPALAREAVEELQLWKLVDDDSPYADAVARARALKSLRSAKDVSVLDDPWWLAVDGGLITISGGRAWGGAATDFTGEDLPEFWAATMGDLLEEIGETGVLDGWHGELGELTAEIADSLVGLLYDAPDDAWVDVDDLRAKAREVGANGPELDLFQALFAASFRELGEGLALLGAVEYEPGDGGDSAAETLRTLLNSVVGQELGGGSGTSTAASDRSWDDKRGHRMRLTPLGRYGLRAYLMECGVPAPLLGEYAEADAGVLLQGLLGYSPEEMRREVEGWLAHRTAADAAVGLLDACAGDGSEAAAKRAVAQLVLADLDDPRARRVLRKAADSDVEGCRQVAAATLGARLGAEAHVDPAWAEEAGLWLLMDGLSILAGAQESEELTQGFLENWNTAPEALERRVDELWRVEHPATPLVLAELGEGLRGVDKRLAKRMRTAANKAQSRR, encoded by the coding sequence ATGCGGCAAGGCGGGAAGACAGCCCCGTCCGATCTCCAGTTGAAAATCGTGCTGCACAGTACGAGACCGCCCCTGTGGCGGCGCCTTGTGCTGCCGTCCGACACGTCACTCGGGACGCTGCACGACGCCATCCAGGTCGCCTTCGGATGGCACGGTGGCCATCTGCACCTCTTCACCGACGAGTTCGGCCGGGGGTACGGCGACACGGCCCGACTCACCGACATCGATCTCGGCTTCGGCCGCGGGGTCGGCGACGAGGACGCCACCGCGCTCGGCGACGTGCTGGCCGAGGAGGGAGCACGGCTGCGCTATGTCTACGACTTCGGCGACGACTGGGAGCACGGGATCACGCTGGAGAAGACACTGCCCCGCCCGGACGGCGCGGAGCGGACGGTGCGCTGCGTCGGCGGGCGTCGTGCCGATGTACCGGCCGAGGACATCGGCGGCGTGTGGGGGCTGGCCGAGGTGCTGGAGTTCCTCGACACCCCGGACGGGGCCGGGGATGGCCCGTACGGTGAGCTCGTCGCCGAACTGCGGGCAGCCGGTTACGATCCGGCGGCCTTCGACCGGGACGGGATCACCGCGCGGCTGGCCCGGTTGACGCCGGACACGGTGTCCGGCAGAGCGAAGCCGCCGGCCGGTGATCGGGCCGGGCGCGGCGGTGTCCGTCGGCTGACCGCCGAGGACGTGGCGTTGTGTACCTGCGGGCAGTGCGGGGTGGGCGATCCGGTCGATGCCGGAGTCGACGGACCGGCCGAGGATGTGCCTGTGCTGCGCCCGGTGACCCTGGCACCGCAGGAGGACCTTGTCGCTGCCGTGCGGGGTGTTCCGCTCTTCGACGCGGCGCTGCGGCTCGCCGCCTGGTGCCGCGAGGGACGGCAGGTCACCGCCGGCCGGGTGCTGCGGCCCGCGCTCGCCCGTGAGGCTGTCGAGGAGCTCCAGCTGTGGAAGCTGGTCGACGACGACTCGCCGTATGCCGATGCCGTCGCGCGGGCTCGTGCGTTGAAATCGCTGCGCAGCGCCAAGGACGTTTCCGTTCTCGATGATCCGTGGTGGCTCGCCGTGGATGGCGGGTTGATCACGATCAGCGGGGGCCGCGCGTGGGGTGGCGCGGCAACCGACTTCACCGGTGAGGACCTTCCGGAGTTCTGGGCCGCCACTATGGGCGATCTGCTGGAGGAGATCGGTGAGACGGGGGTGCTGGACGGGTGGCACGGTGAGCTGGGCGAGCTGACGGCCGAGATCGCCGACTCACTGGTCGGCCTGCTGTACGACGCCCCGGACGACGCCTGGGTGGATGTCGACGACCTGCGTGCGAAGGCCCGCGAGGTGGGCGCGAACGGGCCGGAGTTGGATCTCTTCCAGGCGCTGTTCGCGGCGTCCTTCCGCGAGCTCGGGGAAGGGCTCGCCCTGCTGGGTGCGGTGGAGTACGAGCCCGGTGACGGCGGCGATTCGGCCGCGGAGACTCTGCGCACACTCCTGAACTCCGTGGTCGGACAGGAACTGGGCGGCGGTTCGGGAACCTCGACGGCGGCGTCGGACCGGTCGTGGGACGACAAGCGCGGGCACCGCATGCGGCTCACCCCGCTCGGCCGCTACGGGCTCCGCGCCTATCTGATGGAGTGCGGTGTGCCCGCGCCCCTGCTCGGTGAGTACGCCGAAGCCGACGCCGGCGTTCTGCTCCAGGGGCTCCTGGGCTACTCCCCCGAGGAGATGCGCCGGGAGGTCGAAGGGTGGCTGGCACACCGTACGGCGGCGGATGCCGCGGTAGGGCTGCTCGACGCATGCGCGGGAGACGGCTCCGAGGCAGCGGCGAAGCGTGCCGTGGCCCAACTGGTGCTGGCCGACCTCGACGACCCCCGGGCACGGCGCGTGCTGCGCAAGGCAGCGGACTCCGACGTCGAGGGGTGTCGCCAGGTGGCCGCCGCGACCCTGGGCGCACGCCTTGGGGCAGAAGCACACGTGGACCCGGCGTGGGCGGAGGAGGCCGGATTGTGGCTGCTCATGGACGGACTGTCGATCCTCGCCGGTGCTCAGGAGAGCGAGGAGCTGACCCAGGGCTTCCTGGAGAACTGGAACACGGCGCCGGAGGCGCTCGAACGGCGGGTGGACGAGCTGTGGCGAGTGGAGCACCCGGCCACCCCCCTCGTGCTCGCCGAACTGGGTGAGGGCCTGCGCGGCGTCGACAAGCGACTGGCCAAACGCATGCGTACCGCGGCGAACAAGGCTCAATCCCGCCGGTGA
- a CDS encoding ABC transporter permease — MSTLTATVEAPPSGPARPAYRVTGRRVLSSEWAKLWSLRSTWITVGLGLLFLVAFGLIAASRYKAGIGSGHLDRDFADSTAVSLSLFGTNFAQLALGVLGVLVTAGEYSTGVIRSTLAAVPRRLPVLWSKAAVFGLVALVVGTFGAFLAFLFGGGIVSGTPAAMGLTDAGVVRSLLGAGLYLALVGVIGTALGALLRSVAGGISVLVAALMLIPGLVSLLPSSWQDDISPYLPSNAGESMFALTHDTTTLSPTAGLLVFLGWTALALAGAAYRLVRSDV, encoded by the coding sequence ATGAGTACCCTCACCGCGACCGTCGAGGCGCCCCCGTCCGGCCCCGCCCGCCCCGCCTACCGGGTGACCGGACGGCGCGTGCTGTCCTCGGAGTGGGCCAAGCTGTGGTCGCTGCGCTCGACGTGGATCACCGTGGGCCTCGGCCTGCTCTTTCTCGTCGCCTTCGGGCTGATCGCCGCGAGCCGCTACAAGGCCGGCATCGGCTCCGGTCACCTGGACCGGGACTTCGCAGACTCCACGGCCGTGAGCCTGTCCCTCTTCGGCACCAACTTCGCCCAGCTCGCCCTGGGTGTGCTCGGCGTGCTGGTCACGGCGGGGGAGTACTCCACCGGCGTGATCCGCTCGACGCTGGCGGCCGTACCGCGCCGGCTGCCGGTGCTGTGGTCCAAGGCGGCCGTGTTCGGGTTGGTCGCGCTAGTGGTCGGCACGTTCGGCGCATTCCTCGCCTTCCTGTTCGGCGGCGGCATCGTCTCCGGCACCCCCGCCGCGATGGGCCTGACGGACGCGGGAGTCGTACGAAGCCTGCTGGGCGCCGGGCTCTACCTCGCTCTGGTCGGCGTGATCGGCACCGCTTTGGGCGCGCTGCTGCGGTCGGTGGCCGGCGGCATCTCGGTGCTGGTCGCCGCCCTGATGCTGATCCCGGGGCTTGTCTCGCTGCTCCCCAGCTCCTGGCAGGACGACATCAGTCCCTACCTGCCGAGCAACGCGGGCGAGTCGATGTTCGCCCTGACCCACGACACCACCACCCTGTCGCCCACGGCCGGGCTGCTGGTCTTCCTCGGTTGGACGGCACTCGCCCTGGCGGGGGCGGCGTACCGGCTCGTGCGCAGCGACGTCTGA
- a CDS encoding SWIM zinc finger family protein → MSPSVPGPRRAPTRGRRAFAATWWGQAWVTALEDSTLDSGRLSRGRTYARQGMVGPVTIAPGQVKAAVQGSRPRPYRSAVHLPVLTDAQWDTLLDTIAARAGHLAALLDGEMPAELVDDARHAGVPLLPQPTELDPECSCPDWGYPCKHAAALCYAIAATIDADPFAVFALRGRGREEVLGQLRARRTASQATSTPSAPAGLPAAGAYAAWAARAEHTPPLPELPEPAPHTAALPAAPPPGTGLSSADLERLMADTASRATRLLTGDTTSLHLSQREDAVRIAASDCGPEWVHHLVQNTGAKPNAFARLTRAWRHGGPTGITVAEHPHAPDPTAMTAARTALTETLTEMTTAPVSLRTWRNRLTLTDHGIQLRLGPDTRWYPYLQEHDGDWWPAAPADPDPVTSLTSVWQRTEVTRTTDP, encoded by the coding sequence ATGAGCCCCTCGGTCCCCGGCCCGCGCCGCGCGCCCACCCGCGGCAGGCGTGCCTTCGCCGCGACCTGGTGGGGCCAGGCATGGGTAACGGCCCTGGAGGACTCCACCCTGGACTCGGGGCGCCTGTCCCGCGGACGCACCTACGCCCGCCAGGGCATGGTCGGGCCCGTCACCATCGCCCCCGGCCAGGTCAAAGCCGCCGTCCAGGGCAGCAGGCCCCGTCCCTACCGCTCCGCCGTCCACCTGCCCGTCCTCACCGACGCCCAGTGGGACACTCTCCTCGACACCATCGCGGCCCGGGCCGGGCATCTCGCCGCCCTCCTCGACGGCGAGATGCCCGCCGAACTCGTCGACGACGCCCGCCACGCCGGCGTACCCCTGCTCCCGCAGCCCACCGAACTCGACCCCGAATGTTCCTGCCCAGACTGGGGCTACCCCTGCAAACACGCCGCCGCGCTCTGCTACGCCATCGCTGCCACCATCGACGCCGACCCCTTCGCGGTGTTCGCCCTGCGCGGCCGCGGACGGGAAGAGGTCCTCGGTCAACTGCGCGCCCGCCGTACGGCCTCCCAGGCGACCTCCACACCATCGGCCCCAGCCGGTCTCCCGGCCGCCGGCGCCTACGCAGCCTGGGCCGCCCGGGCCGAACACACTCCACCCCTCCCCGAACTCCCCGAACCGGCCCCCCACACCGCCGCACTGCCCGCCGCCCCACCTCCCGGCACCGGTCTGTCCAGCGCGGACCTCGAACGCCTCATGGCGGACACCGCATCACGCGCCACCCGGCTGCTGACGGGCGACACCACGAGCCTGCACCTGTCCCAGCGTGAGGACGCGGTACGGATCGCCGCGAGCGACTGCGGACCCGAGTGGGTCCACCACCTCGTCCAGAACACCGGTGCCAAACCGAACGCGTTCGCCCGCCTCACCCGAGCCTGGCGCCACGGCGGCCCCACCGGCATCACCGTCGCCGAACACCCCCACGCCCCCGACCCGACGGCGATGACAGCCGCCCGCACCGCCCTGACCGAGACCCTCACCGAAATGACCACCGCCCCGGTCTCCCTCAGGACCTGGCGCAACCGCCTCACCCTCACCGACCACGGCATCCAGCTGCGCCTGGGCCCCGACACCCGCTGGTACCCCTACCTCCAGGAGCACGACGGCGACTGGTGGCCGGCGGCACCTGCCGACCCCGACCCCGTCACGTCGCTCACCTCCGTCTGGCAGCGGACCGAGGTGACACGTACGACAGACCCGTGA
- a CDS encoding response regulator, which translates to MTTVLIVDDQPLQRYGFRVLLDSIPETEVVGEAAHGTEAVRKTTELRPDVVLMDVRMPGMDGIEATRRITAAGGRSRVLVLTTFDLDEYVHAALRAGASGFLLKDARPEELLAGIRAVAVGDAVIAPALTRRLLDEYAQHVPARRSDSEEDPRLDALTEREREILVAIGKGWTNGEIATRFVVSESTVKTHVGRVLAKIGARDRIQAVILAYDLGLAGPGAG; encoded by the coding sequence GTGACCACCGTGCTCATCGTGGACGACCAGCCGCTGCAGCGCTACGGCTTCCGGGTGCTGCTCGACTCCATCCCCGAGACGGAGGTGGTCGGCGAGGCCGCGCACGGTACCGAGGCCGTTCGCAAGACCACCGAGCTGCGTCCCGACGTCGTCCTCATGGACGTACGCATGCCCGGTATGGACGGCATCGAGGCCACTCGCCGGATCACCGCCGCCGGCGGCCGCTCCCGCGTTCTCGTGCTGACCACTTTCGACCTCGACGAATACGTCCACGCCGCCCTCCGGGCCGGAGCCAGCGGCTTCCTCCTCAAGGACGCGCGCCCCGAGGAACTCCTCGCCGGCATCCGCGCCGTCGCCGTCGGCGACGCCGTCATCGCGCCGGCTCTCACCCGCCGCCTCCTGGACGAGTACGCCCAGCACGTGCCCGCTCGCCGGAGCGACTCCGAGGAGGACCCGAGACTGGATGCCCTCACCGAACGCGAGCGCGAGATCCTCGTCGCCATCGGCAAAGGCTGGACCAACGGTGAGATCGCCACCCGCTTCGTCGTGTCCGAGTCCACCGTCAAGACACACGTGGGCCGCGTCCTGGCCAAGATCGGCGCCCGCGACCGCATCCAGGCCGTGATCCTCGCCTATGACCTCGGACTCGCCGGCCCCGGTGCCGGGTGA
- a CDS encoding ATP-binding cassette domain-containing protein, with the protein MIDAQQLTKRYGEKTAVDGLDFAVRPGMVTGFLGPNGAGKSTTMRMIVGLDAPSSGSVTVNGRHYARHEAPLQEVGALLEAKSIHPGRSAHNHLKALALTHGIPRRRVDEVIDLAGLGSVAKKRAGAFSLGMGQRLGIAAALLGDPQTVMLDEPVNGLDPEGVLWIRNLLKALAEEGRTVFVSSHLMSEMALVADHLIIVGRGRLLADTTVRDLVREAGGDMVKVATQDPARLRDVLAGPGVDATGRAGSEELQVTGLTAREIGLKAAEHGIALFELSARTVSLEEAFMNLTRDAVEYHGSTTGIDFLAADGRAA; encoded by the coding sequence ATGATCGACGCACAGCAGCTGACCAAGAGGTACGGGGAGAAGACTGCCGTCGACGGGCTGGACTTCGCCGTCAGGCCGGGTATGGTGACCGGTTTCCTGGGGCCCAACGGCGCCGGGAAGTCGACGACCATGCGGATGATCGTCGGGCTCGATGCCCCGTCGAGCGGCTCCGTCACGGTCAACGGCCGCCACTACGCCCGGCACGAGGCACCGCTTCAGGAGGTCGGGGCCCTTCTGGAAGCGAAATCGATTCACCCGGGCCGCTCGGCCCACAATCACCTGAAGGCGCTCGCGCTCACGCATGGGATTCCCCGTCGCCGGGTCGACGAGGTCATCGACCTCGCGGGGCTGGGGAGTGTGGCGAAGAAGCGGGCAGGTGCCTTCTCCCTCGGGATGGGCCAGCGGCTCGGCATCGCGGCGGCACTTCTGGGCGATCCGCAGACGGTGATGCTGGACGAGCCGGTCAACGGGCTGGACCCGGAAGGCGTGCTCTGGATCCGCAACCTGCTGAAGGCGCTCGCTGAGGAGGGCCGGACCGTGTTCGTGTCGTCCCATCTGATGAGCGAGATGGCCCTGGTGGCGGACCATCTCATCATCGTGGGTCGTGGCCGGCTGCTGGCCGACACGACCGTGCGGGACCTCGTCCGCGAGGCGGGCGGCGACATGGTGAAGGTGGCCACGCAGGACCCCGCGAGGCTACGGGACGTACTGGCCGGTCCCGGTGTCGACGCCACAGGCCGCGCCGGCTCCGAGGAACTTCAGGTGACCGGGCTGACCGCCCGCGAGATCGGCCTGAAGGCGGCCGAGCACGGGATCGCGCTGTTCGAACTGAGCGCGCGGACGGTGTCGTTGGAGGAGGCGTTCATGAACCTGACCAGGGATGCCGTGGAGTACCACGGCTCCACGACCGGCATCGACTTCCTCGCGGCCGACGGGAGGGCGGCATGA